The following are encoded together in the Thunnus maccoyii chromosome 18, fThuMac1.1, whole genome shotgun sequence genome:
- the rfx1a gene encoding MHC class II regulatory factor RFX1a isoform X9, translated as MATSGYVGEIQPAAQPQGVGVAVTSGQPDASSSPATAPQFLAEIQTTVATPTVVTPTVQTTPTEQTASITTQKPAAGSQAQSTAQAQPAQTQYVTAEIQGSPTQSGNAQSTPQYIVVTVTEGSLHSSDSVSDSSPPPAVVQTGVPTQVVQQVQTAQQQRSVVQATSQIAKTEPGTQLSVTSLQPVHISPEVQQQLTPVPVQHVYTNQVHRSSAFPYTDTPLYTQTTAAQYYEGQPTSGSQASTPGTPLTVSVTAGTTGGVSMFVAQPTSAAGGGATVVSTGVTTNGAGDGAGTNGGATGSYVIQGGYMLGSSSGGAAGNSQNYSHTARASPATVSITEGEESSVPSADKKVQWLLDNYETAEGVSLPRSTLYCHYLLHCQEQKLEPVNAASFGKLIRSVFMGLRTRRLGTRGNSKYHYYGLRIKAGSSLLRLMEDQQHLAMRQQPFSQKQRLKPVHKVEGMTNGTASGLGQQQQQQQGSGHVDISTQVQQYQQFLDASRALPEFPDIDLQGKSLPEGIELEHIKSFQLLYREHCEAILDVMVNLQFTLVETLWKTFWRFSQSQAGDATLAVHDESEKRLPKSCLVLLCKYEPVLRWSRDCDNSLYQGLVEILIPDVLRPIPSALTQAIRNFAKSLESWLTNAMMNIPEEMVRIKVTSANAFAQTLRRYTSLNHLAQAARAVLQNTAQINQMLSDLNRVDFANVQEQASWVCRCEDRVVQRLEQDFKLTLQQQNSLEQWAAWLDGVVSQVLKPYQQSPTFPKAAKLFLLKWSFYSSMVIRDLTLRSAASFGSFHLIRLLYDEYMYYLIEHRVAQAKGETPIAVMGEFASLGRGLNQLDPDKEEEEEEEEESDEEGQELSLPSDGVVLGDESLEPPAKLARTDQRVLFTTGSTDN; from the exons ATGGCCACCTCAGGCTACGTAGGTGAGATCCAGCCGGCAGCCCAACCCCAGGGGGTTGGTGTTGCTGTCACATCTGGGCAACCCGACGCCAGCTCCAGCCCTGCAACTGCCCCTCAGTTTCTGGCTGAGATTCAGACTACTGTAGCCACCCCCACAGTTGTCACACCCACAGTCCAAACTACTCCCACTGAACAAACTGCTTCCATCACCACTCAGAAGCCTGCAGCTGGTAGTCAAGCCCAGTCCACAGCACAGGCCCAGCCAGCTCAGACACAATATGTGACTGCAGAGATCCAGGGCTCCCCCACACAGTCTGGAAATGCTCAAAGCACTCCTCAGTACATCGTTGTTACTGTCACAG AGGGCTCCCTTCACTCAAGTGACAGTGTGTCAGACTCTAGTCCCCCTCCAGCTGTGGTGCAGACTGGAGTGCCCACGCAGGTTGTTCAGCAGGTACAGACAGCTCAGCAG CAGAGGTCTGTGGTGCAGGCCACCTCTCAAATAGCCAAGACTGAGCCAGGCACCCAGCTCAGTGTCACCAGTCTACAGCCTGTTCATATTAGCCCTGAG GTCCAGCAGCAGCTCACACCAGTGCCAGTGCAACATGTGTACACCAATCAAGTGCA TCGTTCCAGCGCCTTCCCTTACACTGACACACCCCTGTACACGCAGACCACCGCTGCCCAGTATTATGAAGGTCAGCCAACCTCAGGCTCACAGGCGTCCACCCCTGGCACACCTCTAACCGTCTCTGTGACTGCTGGCACAACAGGCGGCGTGTCCATGTTTGTGGCCCAGCCCACCAGCGCAGCAGGGGGAGGGGCCACAGTGGTGTCCACAGGTGTAACCACCAATGGGGCAGGGGATGGGGCAGGCACCAATGGTGGTGCCACAGGAAGTTATGTGATCCAGGGGGGTTACATGCTGGGCAGCAGCAGCGGAGGGGCAGCTGGCAACAGTCAGAACTACTCACACACCGCCCGCGCCTCCCCAGCCACTGTGAGTATTACAGAGGGCGAGGAGAGTAGCGTGCCGTCGGCAGACAAGAAG GTACAGTGGTTGCTGGACAACTATGAGACAGCTGAAGGAGTGAGTCTGCCGCGTTCCACACTCTACTGCCACTATCTGCTGCACTGCCAGGAGCAGAAACTAGAGCCTGTTAATGCTGCCTCTTTCGGGAAACTCATTAGATCAGTGTTCATGGGGCTGCGTACACGACGCCTGGGCACACG AGGTAATTCTAAATACCACTACTACGGGCTGAGGATCAAGGCAGGCTCTTCTCTTCTCCGTCTGATGGAAGACCAGCAACATCTGGCCATGAGGCAGCAGCCCTTCTCACAGAAACAGag GTTGAAGCCTGTGCATAAAGTTGAGGGAATGACCAATGGGACAGCATCAGGACTaggccagcagcagcaacagcagcagggtTCAGGGCATGTTGACATCAGCACCCAGGTTCAGCAGTACCAGCAGTTCCTAG ATGCATCCAGAGCACTCCCAGAGTTCCCAGACATCGACCTCCAGGGGAAATCTCTGCCAGAGGGCATTGAGCTTGAGCACATAAAGAGCTTTCAGCTGCTGTACAGAGAACACTGTGAG GCCATACTGGATGTGATGGTCAACCTGCAGTTCACCCTGGTGGAGACCCTGTGGAAGACCTTCTGGAGGTTCAGCCAGAGTCAGGCTGGAGATGCCACCTTGGCTGT TCATGATGAGTCAGAGAAGCGTCTCCCTAAATCCTGCCTGGTGTTGCTGTGCAAGTATGAGCCAGTGCTGCGCTGGAGCCGTGACTGTGACAACAGCCTGTACCAGGGCCTGGTGGAAATCCTCATTCCTGATGTCCTCAGGCCCATCCCCA GTGCCTTAACTCAAGCCATCCGGAACTTTGCCAAAAGCCTGGAGAGCTGGCTGACTAATGCCATGATGAACATCCCTGAAGAAATGGTCCGCATCAAG GTAACGTCTGCCAATGCATTTGCCCAGACACTGCGTCGCTACACTAGTCTGAACCACCTTGCCCAGGCAGCACGTGCCGTCCTCCAGAACACAGCCCAGATCAACCAGATGCTCTCTGACCTCAACCGTGTCGACTTTGCTAACGTCCAG GAGCAGGCTTCGTGGGTGTGCCGATGTGAAGACCGTGTTGTCCAGCGGCTAGAGCAGGACTTTAAGCTGACCCTGCAGCAGCAGAACTCCCTGGAGCAGTGGGCTGCATGGCTGGATGGTGTGGTCTCCCAGGTCCTAAAGCCCTACCAACAAAGCCCTACCTTCCCTAAGGCTGCAAAGCTCTTCCTGCTCAAGTGGTCCTTTTACAG TTCCATGGTGATTAGGGACCTGACCCTGCGGAGTGCAGCCAGTTTTGGTTCCTTTCACCTGATCCGCCTGCTGTATGATGAGTACATGTACTACCTGATAGAGCACAGAGTAGCCCAGGCTAAAGGAGAGACCCCCATTGCTGTTATGGGAGAg TTTGCCAGTTTAGGCCGGGGTCTAAACCAGCTGGATCCTGACAAAG aagaagaagaggaagaggaggaggagagtgatgAGGAAGGTCAAGAGCTGTCCCTCCCCTCAGACGGCGTGGTGCTAGGAGACGAGTCTCTGGAGCCTCCTGCCAAGCTGGCCAGGACTGACCAGAGAGTCCTTTTCACCACTGGCTCAACTGACAACTAA
- the rfx1a gene encoding MHC class II regulatory factor RFX1a isoform X2 yields MATSGYVGEIQPAAQPQGVGVAVTSGQPDASSSPATAPQFLAEIQTTVATPTVVTPTVQTTPTEQTASITTQKPAAGSQAQSTAQAQPAQTQYVTAEIQGSPTQSGNAQSTPQYIVVTVTEGSLHSSDSVSDSSPPPAVVQTGVPTQVVQQVQTAQQRSVVQATSQIAKTEPGTQLSVTSLQPVHISPELLPSTEVTALVRDKNLEEWQPHHEMGQPECLAWASADYKGDCCSKPLLLPLDLLQYYQSLYLLSMHAEKEIGAHPAVTSSGSDQSPLLATTTSFQVQQQLTPVPVQHVYTNQVQYVEGADTNYTTSTIRSSAFPYTDTPLYTQTTAAQYYEGQPTSGSQASTPGTPLTVSVTAGTTGGVSMFVAQPTSAAGGGATVVSTGVTTNGAGDGAGTNGGATGSYVIQGGYMLGSSSGGAAGNSQNYSHTARASPATVSITEGEESSVPSADKKVQWLLDNYETAEGVSLPRSTLYCHYLLHCQEQKLEPVNAASFGKLIRSVFMGLRTRRLGTRGNSKYHYYGLRIKAGSSLLRLMEDQQHLAMRQQPFSQKQRLKPVHKVEGMTNGTASGLGQQQQQQQGSGHVDISTQVQQYQQFLDASRALPEFPDIDLQGKSLPEGIELEHIKSFQLLYREHCEAILDVMVNLQFTLVETLWKTFWRFSQSQAGDATLAVHDESEKRLPKSCLVLLCKYEPVLRWSRDCDNSLYQGLVEILIPDVLRPIPSALTQAIRNFAKSLESWLTNAMMNIPEEMVRIKVTSANAFAQTLRRYTSLNHLAQAARAVLQNTAQINQMLSDLNRVDFANVQEQASWVCRCEDRVVQRLEQDFKLTLQQQNSLEQWAAWLDGVVSQVLKPYQQSPTFPKAAKLFLLKWSFYSSMVIRDLTLRSAASFGSFHLIRLLYDEYMYYLIEHRVAQAKGETPIAVMGEFASLGRGLNQLDPDKEEEEEEEEESDEEGQELSLPSDGVVLGDESLEPPAKLARTDQRVLFTTGSTDN; encoded by the exons ATGGCCACCTCAGGCTACGTAGGTGAGATCCAGCCGGCAGCCCAACCCCAGGGGGTTGGTGTTGCTGTCACATCTGGGCAACCCGACGCCAGCTCCAGCCCTGCAACTGCCCCTCAGTTTCTGGCTGAGATTCAGACTACTGTAGCCACCCCCACAGTTGTCACACCCACAGTCCAAACTACTCCCACTGAACAAACTGCTTCCATCACCACTCAGAAGCCTGCAGCTGGTAGTCAAGCCCAGTCCACAGCACAGGCCCAGCCAGCTCAGACACAATATGTGACTGCAGAGATCCAGGGCTCCCCCACACAGTCTGGAAATGCTCAAAGCACTCCTCAGTACATCGTTGTTACTGTCACAG AGGGCTCCCTTCACTCAAGTGACAGTGTGTCAGACTCTAGTCCCCCTCCAGCTGTGGTGCAGACTGGAGTGCCCACGCAGGTTGTTCAGCAGGTACAGACAGCTCAGCAG AGGTCTGTGGTGCAGGCCACCTCTCAAATAGCCAAGACTGAGCCAGGCACCCAGCTCAGTGTCACCAGTCTACAGCCTGTTCATATTAGCCCTGAG CTCCTTCCTAGCACTGAAGTGACAGCGTTAGTCAGAGATAAGAATCTAGAAGAATGGCAGCCGCATCATGAGATGGGACAGCCAGAGTGCCTGGCCTGGGCATCAGCAGACTACAAAGGAGACTGCTGCAGCAAACCCCTCTTGCTCCCCTTGGACCTCCTTCAGTATTACCAATCATTGTACCTGCTCTCTATGCACGCTGAGAAAGAGATAGGAGCCCACCCCGCAGTCACCAGCTCAGGCTCCGATCAGTCACCACTGCTTGCTACAACTACGTCTTTCCAA GTCCAGCAGCAGCTCACACCAGTGCCAGTGCAACATGTGTACACCAATCAAGTGCAGTATGTGGAAGGAGCAGACACTAACTACACCACCAGCACCAT TCGTTCCAGCGCCTTCCCTTACACTGACACACCCCTGTACACGCAGACCACCGCTGCCCAGTATTATGAAGGTCAGCCAACCTCAGGCTCACAGGCGTCCACCCCTGGCACACCTCTAACCGTCTCTGTGACTGCTGGCACAACAGGCGGCGTGTCCATGTTTGTGGCCCAGCCCACCAGCGCAGCAGGGGGAGGGGCCACAGTGGTGTCCACAGGTGTAACCACCAATGGGGCAGGGGATGGGGCAGGCACCAATGGTGGTGCCACAGGAAGTTATGTGATCCAGGGGGGTTACATGCTGGGCAGCAGCAGCGGAGGGGCAGCTGGCAACAGTCAGAACTACTCACACACCGCCCGCGCCTCCCCAGCCACTGTGAGTATTACAGAGGGCGAGGAGAGTAGCGTGCCGTCGGCAGACAAGAAG GTACAGTGGTTGCTGGACAACTATGAGACAGCTGAAGGAGTGAGTCTGCCGCGTTCCACACTCTACTGCCACTATCTGCTGCACTGCCAGGAGCAGAAACTAGAGCCTGTTAATGCTGCCTCTTTCGGGAAACTCATTAGATCAGTGTTCATGGGGCTGCGTACACGACGCCTGGGCACACG AGGTAATTCTAAATACCACTACTACGGGCTGAGGATCAAGGCAGGCTCTTCTCTTCTCCGTCTGATGGAAGACCAGCAACATCTGGCCATGAGGCAGCAGCCCTTCTCACAGAAACAGag GTTGAAGCCTGTGCATAAAGTTGAGGGAATGACCAATGGGACAGCATCAGGACTaggccagcagcagcaacagcagcagggtTCAGGGCATGTTGACATCAGCACCCAGGTTCAGCAGTACCAGCAGTTCCTAG ATGCATCCAGAGCACTCCCAGAGTTCCCAGACATCGACCTCCAGGGGAAATCTCTGCCAGAGGGCATTGAGCTTGAGCACATAAAGAGCTTTCAGCTGCTGTACAGAGAACACTGTGAG GCCATACTGGATGTGATGGTCAACCTGCAGTTCACCCTGGTGGAGACCCTGTGGAAGACCTTCTGGAGGTTCAGCCAGAGTCAGGCTGGAGATGCCACCTTGGCTGT TCATGATGAGTCAGAGAAGCGTCTCCCTAAATCCTGCCTGGTGTTGCTGTGCAAGTATGAGCCAGTGCTGCGCTGGAGCCGTGACTGTGACAACAGCCTGTACCAGGGCCTGGTGGAAATCCTCATTCCTGATGTCCTCAGGCCCATCCCCA GTGCCTTAACTCAAGCCATCCGGAACTTTGCCAAAAGCCTGGAGAGCTGGCTGACTAATGCCATGATGAACATCCCTGAAGAAATGGTCCGCATCAAG GTAACGTCTGCCAATGCATTTGCCCAGACACTGCGTCGCTACACTAGTCTGAACCACCTTGCCCAGGCAGCACGTGCCGTCCTCCAGAACACAGCCCAGATCAACCAGATGCTCTCTGACCTCAACCGTGTCGACTTTGCTAACGTCCAG GAGCAGGCTTCGTGGGTGTGCCGATGTGAAGACCGTGTTGTCCAGCGGCTAGAGCAGGACTTTAAGCTGACCCTGCAGCAGCAGAACTCCCTGGAGCAGTGGGCTGCATGGCTGGATGGTGTGGTCTCCCAGGTCCTAAAGCCCTACCAACAAAGCCCTACCTTCCCTAAGGCTGCAAAGCTCTTCCTGCTCAAGTGGTCCTTTTACAG TTCCATGGTGATTAGGGACCTGACCCTGCGGAGTGCAGCCAGTTTTGGTTCCTTTCACCTGATCCGCCTGCTGTATGATGAGTACATGTACTACCTGATAGAGCACAGAGTAGCCCAGGCTAAAGGAGAGACCCCCATTGCTGTTATGGGAGAg TTTGCCAGTTTAGGCCGGGGTCTAAACCAGCTGGATCCTGACAAAG aagaagaagaggaagaggaggaggagagtgatgAGGAAGGTCAAGAGCTGTCCCTCCCCTCAGACGGCGTGGTGCTAGGAGACGAGTCTCTGGAGCCTCCTGCCAAGCTGGCCAGGACTGACCAGAGAGTCCTTTTCACCACTGGCTCAACTGACAACTAA
- the rfx1a gene encoding MHC class II regulatory factor RFX1a isoform X10, giving the protein MATSGYVGEIQPAAQPQGVGVAVTSGQPDASSSPATAPQFLAEIQTTVATPTVVTPTVQTTPTEQTASITTQKPAAGSQAQSTAQAQPAQTQYVTAEIQGSPTQSGNAQSTPQYIVVTVTEGSLHSSDSVSDSSPPPAVVQTGVPTQVVQQVQTAQQRSVVQATSQIAKTEPGTQLSVTSLQPVHISPELLPSTEVTALVRDKNLEEWQPHHEMGQPECLAWASADYKGDCCSKPLLLPLDLLQYYQSLYLLSMHAEKEIGAHPAVTSSGSDQSPLLATTTSFQVQQQLTPVPVQHVYTNQVQYVEGADTNYTTSTIRSSAFPYTDTPLYTQTTAAQYYEGQPTSGSQASTPGTPLTVSVTAGTTGGVSMFVAQPTSAAGGGATVVSTGVTTNGAGDGAGTNGGATGSYVIQGGYMLGSSSGGAAGNSQNYSHTARASPATVQWLLDNYETAEGVSLPRSTLYCHYLLHCQEQKLEPVNAASFGKLIRSVFMGLRTRRLGTRGNSKYHYYGLRIKAGSSLLRLMEDQQHLAMRQQPFSQKQRLKPVHKVEGMTNGTASGLGQQQQQQQGSGHVDISTQVQQYQQFLDASRALPEFPDIDLQGKSLPEGIELEHIKSFQLLYREHCEAILDVMVNLQFTLVETLWKTFWRFSQSQAGDATLAVHDESEKRLPKSCLVLLCKYEPVLRWSRDCDNSLYQGLVEILIPDVLRPIPSALTQAIRNFAKSLESWLTNAMMNIPEEMVRIKVTSANAFAQTLRRYTSLNHLAQAARAVLQNTAQINQMLSDLNRVDFANVQEQASWVCRCEDRVVQRLEQDFKLTLQQQNSLEQWAAWLDGVVSQVLKPYQQSPTFPKAAKLFLLKWSFYSSMVIRDLTLRSAASFGSFHLIRLLYDEYMYYLIEHRVAQAKGETPIAVMGEFASLGRGLNQLDPDKEEEEEEEEESDEEGQELSLPSDGVVLGDESLEPPAKLARTDQRVLFTTGSTDN; this is encoded by the exons ATGGCCACCTCAGGCTACGTAGGTGAGATCCAGCCGGCAGCCCAACCCCAGGGGGTTGGTGTTGCTGTCACATCTGGGCAACCCGACGCCAGCTCCAGCCCTGCAACTGCCCCTCAGTTTCTGGCTGAGATTCAGACTACTGTAGCCACCCCCACAGTTGTCACACCCACAGTCCAAACTACTCCCACTGAACAAACTGCTTCCATCACCACTCAGAAGCCTGCAGCTGGTAGTCAAGCCCAGTCCACAGCACAGGCCCAGCCAGCTCAGACACAATATGTGACTGCAGAGATCCAGGGCTCCCCCACACAGTCTGGAAATGCTCAAAGCACTCCTCAGTACATCGTTGTTACTGTCACAG AGGGCTCCCTTCACTCAAGTGACAGTGTGTCAGACTCTAGTCCCCCTCCAGCTGTGGTGCAGACTGGAGTGCCCACGCAGGTTGTTCAGCAGGTACAGACAGCTCAGCAG AGGTCTGTGGTGCAGGCCACCTCTCAAATAGCCAAGACTGAGCCAGGCACCCAGCTCAGTGTCACCAGTCTACAGCCTGTTCATATTAGCCCTGAG CTCCTTCCTAGCACTGAAGTGACAGCGTTAGTCAGAGATAAGAATCTAGAAGAATGGCAGCCGCATCATGAGATGGGACAGCCAGAGTGCCTGGCCTGGGCATCAGCAGACTACAAAGGAGACTGCTGCAGCAAACCCCTCTTGCTCCCCTTGGACCTCCTTCAGTATTACCAATCATTGTACCTGCTCTCTATGCACGCTGAGAAAGAGATAGGAGCCCACCCCGCAGTCACCAGCTCAGGCTCCGATCAGTCACCACTGCTTGCTACAACTACGTCTTTCCAA GTCCAGCAGCAGCTCACACCAGTGCCAGTGCAACATGTGTACACCAATCAAGTGCAGTATGTGGAAGGAGCAGACACTAACTACACCACCAGCACCAT TCGTTCCAGCGCCTTCCCTTACACTGACACACCCCTGTACACGCAGACCACCGCTGCCCAGTATTATGAAGGTCAGCCAACCTCAGGCTCACAGGCGTCCACCCCTGGCACACCTCTAACCGTCTCTGTGACTGCTGGCACAACAGGCGGCGTGTCCATGTTTGTGGCCCAGCCCACCAGCGCAGCAGGGGGAGGGGCCACAGTGGTGTCCACAGGTGTAACCACCAATGGGGCAGGGGATGGGGCAGGCACCAATGGTGGTGCCACAGGAAGTTATGTGATCCAGGGGGGTTACATGCTGGGCAGCAGCAGCGGAGGGGCAGCTGGCAACAGTCAGAACTACTCACACACCGCCCGCGCCTCCCCAGCCACT GTACAGTGGTTGCTGGACAACTATGAGACAGCTGAAGGAGTGAGTCTGCCGCGTTCCACACTCTACTGCCACTATCTGCTGCACTGCCAGGAGCAGAAACTAGAGCCTGTTAATGCTGCCTCTTTCGGGAAACTCATTAGATCAGTGTTCATGGGGCTGCGTACACGACGCCTGGGCACACG AGGTAATTCTAAATACCACTACTACGGGCTGAGGATCAAGGCAGGCTCTTCTCTTCTCCGTCTGATGGAAGACCAGCAACATCTGGCCATGAGGCAGCAGCCCTTCTCACAGAAACAGag GTTGAAGCCTGTGCATAAAGTTGAGGGAATGACCAATGGGACAGCATCAGGACTaggccagcagcagcaacagcagcagggtTCAGGGCATGTTGACATCAGCACCCAGGTTCAGCAGTACCAGCAGTTCCTAG ATGCATCCAGAGCACTCCCAGAGTTCCCAGACATCGACCTCCAGGGGAAATCTCTGCCAGAGGGCATTGAGCTTGAGCACATAAAGAGCTTTCAGCTGCTGTACAGAGAACACTGTGAG GCCATACTGGATGTGATGGTCAACCTGCAGTTCACCCTGGTGGAGACCCTGTGGAAGACCTTCTGGAGGTTCAGCCAGAGTCAGGCTGGAGATGCCACCTTGGCTGT TCATGATGAGTCAGAGAAGCGTCTCCCTAAATCCTGCCTGGTGTTGCTGTGCAAGTATGAGCCAGTGCTGCGCTGGAGCCGTGACTGTGACAACAGCCTGTACCAGGGCCTGGTGGAAATCCTCATTCCTGATGTCCTCAGGCCCATCCCCA GTGCCTTAACTCAAGCCATCCGGAACTTTGCCAAAAGCCTGGAGAGCTGGCTGACTAATGCCATGATGAACATCCCTGAAGAAATGGTCCGCATCAAG GTAACGTCTGCCAATGCATTTGCCCAGACACTGCGTCGCTACACTAGTCTGAACCACCTTGCCCAGGCAGCACGTGCCGTCCTCCAGAACACAGCCCAGATCAACCAGATGCTCTCTGACCTCAACCGTGTCGACTTTGCTAACGTCCAG GAGCAGGCTTCGTGGGTGTGCCGATGTGAAGACCGTGTTGTCCAGCGGCTAGAGCAGGACTTTAAGCTGACCCTGCAGCAGCAGAACTCCCTGGAGCAGTGGGCTGCATGGCTGGATGGTGTGGTCTCCCAGGTCCTAAAGCCCTACCAACAAAGCCCTACCTTCCCTAAGGCTGCAAAGCTCTTCCTGCTCAAGTGGTCCTTTTACAG TTCCATGGTGATTAGGGACCTGACCCTGCGGAGTGCAGCCAGTTTTGGTTCCTTTCACCTGATCCGCCTGCTGTATGATGAGTACATGTACTACCTGATAGAGCACAGAGTAGCCCAGGCTAAAGGAGAGACCCCCATTGCTGTTATGGGAGAg TTTGCCAGTTTAGGCCGGGGTCTAAACCAGCTGGATCCTGACAAAG aagaagaagaggaagaggaggaggagagtgatgAGGAAGGTCAAGAGCTGTCCCTCCCCTCAGACGGCGTGGTGCTAGGAGACGAGTCTCTGGAGCCTCCTGCCAAGCTGGCCAGGACTGACCAGAGAGTCCTTTTCACCACTGGCTCAACTGACAACTAA